Proteins co-encoded in one Quercus robur chromosome 8, dhQueRobu3.1, whole genome shotgun sequence genomic window:
- the LOC126693943 gene encoding uncharacterized protein LOC126693943, translating to MAAKLLAKKALFRISNSLPNHDPPGYVQISSRFCRACFSTSYHAQGSKAVSEPRNVPDSTGSTKNTSTNYEAKDQAQDINDDEDDMSGVTGFVADTAKQGVKKAMDTAEDVSDTVKRAMESAFDVTTKTTQHIKATIVAEADDNVIDTAEYRSIQDAETEKSNLKDMER from the exons ATGGCTGCAAAACTTTTAGCAAAGAAAGCCCTCTTCCGCATATCTAATTCTTTGCCTAATCATGACCCTCCTGGCTATGTTCAAATAAGTAGCAGATTCTGCAGGGCTTGCTTCTCCACTtcttaccatgcccaa GGTAGCAAAGCGGTTTCAGAACCTAGAAATGTGCCTGATAGTACAGGAAGCACAAAAAATACAAGCACTAATTATGAAGCGAAAGATCAAGCACAAGATATCAACGATGATGAAGATGATATGAGTGGTGTGACAGGTTTCGTGGCAGACACAGCGAAACAAGGTGTTAAGAAAGCAATGGACACGGCTGAGGATGTTAGTGACACTGTTAAACGGGCAATGGAAAGTGCTTTTGATGTCACAACTAAGACCACACAACATATCAAGGCGACAATAGTTGCGGAGGCTGATGATAATGTGATTGATACAGCAGAGTATAGAAGCATTCAAGATGCAGAAACTGAGAAAAGCAACCTGAAGGATATGGAAAGGTAG